In the genome of Myroides phaeus, one region contains:
- the rpmC gene encoding 50S ribosomal protein L29, with protein sequence MKQSEIVNLSVAELQDQLNQLTSTYNSLKSSHAVSPIENPLQIKSIRRSIARVKTELSKRELQ encoded by the coding sequence ATGAAACAATCAGAAATAGTAAATCTATCTGTAGCTGAATTACAAGATCAACTAAACCAGTTGACTAGCACATATAACAGCTTAAAGTCTTCTCATGCAGTTTCTCCAATCGAGAATCCTCTTCAAATTAAATCAATTAGAAGAAGTATTGCAAGAGTTAAAACTGAACTAAGCAAAAGAGAGTTACAATAA
- the rpsE gene encoding 30S ribosomal protein S5, whose protein sequence is MYQNYKNVEFVKPSGLDLKDRLVSVNRVTKVTKGGRAFGFSAVVVVGDENGVVGHGLGKSKDVSEAIAKAVEDAKKNLVRIPLNGHTIPHEQKGKFSGARVLLMPASLGTGVIAGGSVRSVVESVGITDLLSKSQGSSNPHNVVKATFDALLRLRSASTVAKQRGISLEKVFKG, encoded by the coding sequence ATGTATCAAAATTATAAAAACGTAGAATTTGTAAAACCAAGTGGTCTTGATTTAAAAGATCGTTTGGTTAGTGTAAATCGTGTTACCAAAGTAACTAAAGGGGGAAGAGCTTTTGGATTCTCAGCTGTAGTTGTTGTAGGTGATGAAAACGGTGTAGTGGGTCATGGTTTGGGTAAATCAAAAGACGTTTCTGAAGCAATCGCTAAAGCAGTAGAGGATGCTAAGAAAAATCTAGTTAGAATTCCTTTAAACGGACATACTATTCCTCACGAGCAAAAAGGAAAATTTAGTGGAGCAAGAGTTTTATTGATGCCTGCATCTTTAGGTACTGGAGTTATCGCTGGAGGTTCTGTTAGATCGGTTGTGGAATCTGTAGGAATCACGGATTTATTATCTAAATCTCAAGGTTCTTCTAACCCACATAACGTGGTGAAAGCTACTTTCGATGCTTTATTACGCCTAAGAAGTGCTTCTACAGTTGCAAAACAAAGAGGAATTTCTTTAGAAAAAGTATTTAAAGGTTAA
- the rpsC gene encoding 30S ribosomal protein S3 produces the protein MGQKTNPIGNRLGIIRGWDSNWYGGNDYGDKIAEDHKIRKYIHARLSKASVSKVIIERTLKLVTVTITTARPGIIIGKGGQEVDKLKEELKKITDKEVQINIFEIKRPEIDGYLVAASIARQIENRISYRRAIRMAMAAAMRMNAEGIKVMISGRLNGAEMARSETFKEGRIPLSTFRADIDYALAEAHTTYGRMGIKVWIMKGEVYGKRDLSPLAGMDKKQSKSSGSPKGKSNPRKRK, from the coding sequence ATGGGACAAAAAACTAATCCAATCGGGAATCGCCTTGGTATTATCAGAGGATGGGACTCAAACTGGTATGGTGGAAACGACTACGGTGATAAAATCGCTGAAGATCACAAAATCAGAAAGTACATCCATGCTCGTTTATCAAAAGCTAGTGTATCTAAAGTAATCATTGAGAGAACTTTGAAGCTTGTAACCGTTACTATCACTACTGCTAGACCTGGTATCATTATCGGAAAAGGTGGACAAGAGGTAGACAAGTTAAAAGAAGAATTGAAAAAGATTACTGATAAGGAAGTTCAAATCAACATCTTTGAAATCAAACGTCCTGAGATTGATGGATATTTAGTGGCTGCTAGTATCGCTCGTCAAATCGAAAACAGAATTTCTTACCGTAGAGCTATCCGTATGGCTATGGCTGCAGCGATGAGAATGAATGCAGAAGGAATCAAAGTAATGATTTCTGGTCGTTTAAACGGAGCTGAAATGGCACGTTCTGAAACATTCAAAGAAGGAAGAATTCCATTATCAACTTTCAGAGCTGATATTGATTATGCACTTGCAGAAGCTCACACTACTTACGGTAGAATGGGAATCAAAGTGTGGATCATGAAAGGTGAAGTTTACGGTAAAAGAGATCTTTCTCCGTTAGCTGGTATGGATAAAAAACAATCCAAATCATCAGGGTCTCCAAAAGGTAAATCTAACCCACGCAAAAGAAAGTAA
- the rpsH gene encoding 30S ribosomal protein S8 — MYTDPIADFLTRVRNAVRANHKVVEIPASNFKKEITKILFDQGYILSYKFDDSTVQGTIKIALKYDKDTKESVIRDIQRISKPGLRKYASATDLPRILNGLGIAIVSTSRGLMTGKQAKQLNVGGEVVCYVY, encoded by the coding sequence ATGTATACAGATCCAATAGCAGATTTCCTTACAAGAGTTAGAAACGCTGTTAGAGCAAACCACAAAGTGGTTGAAATCCCAGCATCTAATTTCAAAAAAGAAATCACAAAAATTTTATTCGATCAAGGATATATCTTAAGCTATAAATTTGATGACAGTACAGTTCAAGGTACAATCAAAATAGCTCTTAAATATGATAAAGACACGAAAGAGTCTGTAATTAGAGATATCCAAAGAATTAGTAAACCAGGTTTGCGTAAATACGCTTCTGCAACAGACCTTCCAAGAATCTTAAATGGTTTAGGAATCGCTATCGTGTCAACTTCAAGAGGATTGATGACAGGAAAACAAGCGAAACAATTAAACGTTGGTGGAGAAGTAGTTTGTTACGTATACTAA
- the rpsJ gene encoding 30S ribosomal protein S10 yields MSQKIRIKLKSYDHMLVDKSAEKIVKTVKSTGAVVTGPIPLPTHKKIFTVLRSPHVNKKAREQFELSSYKRLLDIYSSSSKTIDALMKLELPSGVEVEIKV; encoded by the coding sequence ATGAGTCAAAAAATCAGAATAAAATTAAAATCTTACGATCATATGTTGGTTGATAAATCAGCTGAGAAAATCGTAAAAACTGTAAAAAGTACAGGTGCAGTAGTAACAGGACCAATTCCGTTACCAACACACAAAAAAATATTTACTGTTCTTCGTTCTCCTCACGTGAACAAAAAAGCAAGAGAGCAGTTTGAATTAAGTTCTTACAAAAGATTGTTAGATATCTATTCTTCATCTTCTAAAACAATTGATGCTTTAATGAAATTAGAGTTACCAAGTGGAGTAGAAGTTGAAATCAAAGTGTGA
- the rplC gene encoding 50S ribosomal protein L3, with protein sequence MSGLIGKKIGMTSIFDENGKNLPCTVIELGPNVVTQVRTNEVDGYEALQLGFDDKTEKHATKAELGHFKKAGTSAKRKVVEIKEFEGDYKLGDVITVDLFAEGEFVDVQGVSKGKGFQGVVKRHGFGGVGQVTHGQKNRLRAPGSVGASSYPSRVFKGMRMAGRTGGVNVTVQNLRVLKVVADKNLLVVKGAIPGHKNSYVIVQK encoded by the coding sequence ATGTCTGGGTTAATTGGTAAAAAAATCGGCATGACAAGTATTTTCGATGAAAACGGGAAAAACCTTCCTTGTACAGTAATCGAATTAGGTCCAAATGTCGTTACCCAAGTCAGAACCAATGAGGTTGACGGGTATGAAGCGTTACAACTTGGTTTCGATGACAAGACAGAGAAACATGCTACTAAAGCTGAGTTAGGTCACTTTAAGAAAGCTGGAACATCTGCTAAAAGAAAAGTTGTTGAAATCAAAGAATTCGAAGGTGATTACAAATTAGGTGATGTTATCACTGTTGATTTGTTCGCTGAAGGTGAATTTGTAGACGTTCAAGGTGTGTCTAAAGGAAAAGGATTCCAAGGGGTTGTTAAACGTCACGGTTTCGGTGGAGTAGGTCAAGTTACTCACGGACAAAAGAACCGTTTAAGAGCACCAGGATCTGTAGGAGCTTCTTCTTACCCATCAAGAGTATTCAAAGGAATGCGTATGGCGGGAAGAACTGGAGGAGTAAATGTAACAGTACAAAACCTTAGAGTTTTAAAAGTAGTTGCTGATAAAAATCTACTTGTTGTTAAAGGAGCTATTCCTGGACACAAAAACTCTTATGTAATCGTTCAGAAGTAA
- the rplE gene encoding 50S ribosomal protein L5 — MAYIPRLKEEYKSRVISALTEEFGYKNVMQVPKLEKIVVSRGVGAAVSDKKLVDYAVEELTKITGQKAVATISKKDVASFKLRKGMPIGAKVTLRGEKMYEFLDRLVTSALPRVRDFSGIKSDGFDGRGNYNLGVTEQIIFPEINIDKVNKIAGFDITFVTSANTDKEAKSLLAELGLPFKKN; from the coding sequence ATGGCTTATATACCAAGACTTAAAGAAGAATATAAAAGCAGAGTTATCTCTGCTCTTACTGAGGAATTCGGTTATAAAAACGTAATGCAAGTTCCTAAACTTGAGAAAATCGTTGTTAGCCGTGGAGTTGGTGCTGCTGTTTCTGACAAAAAATTAGTTGATTACGCTGTTGAGGAGTTAACTAAAATTACAGGACAGAAAGCAGTTGCAACAATTTCTAAGAAAGACGTTGCTTCTTTCAAATTAAGAAAAGGAATGCCAATTGGGGCAAAAGTAACGTTACGTGGAGAGAAAATGTACGAGTTTTTAGACCGTTTAGTTACTTCAGCTTTACCACGAGTTAGAGATTTTTCTGGTATTAAATCTGATGGATTTGACGGAAGAGGAAATTATAACTTAGGTGTTACTGAGCAAATTATTTTCCCTGAAATCAACATCGATAAAGTAAACAAAATCGCTGGTTTTGATATCACTTTCGTTACATCTGCTAATACAGATAAAGAAGCGAAATCTTTACTTGCTGAATTAGGATTACCTTTTAAAAAGAATTAA
- the rplN gene encoding 50S ribosomal protein L14 codes for MVQQESRLKVADNTGAKEVLTIRVLGGTKRRYASVGDKIVVSIKEATPNGSVKKGAVSTAVVVRTKKEVRRADGSYIRFDDNACVLLNAAGEMKGTRVFGPVARELRERQFMKIVSLAPEVL; via the coding sequence ATGGTACAACAAGAATCTAGACTTAAAGTAGCAGATAACACAGGAGCAAAAGAAGTTTTGACTATCCGTGTTTTAGGAGGAACGAAACGTCGTTATGCCTCTGTAGGTGATAAAATTGTAGTTTCTATTAAAGAAGCAACTCCAAACGGAAGCGTTAAGAAAGGAGCTGTTTCAACTGCAGTAGTTGTGCGTACCAAAAAAGAAGTGAGAAGAGCTGATGGATCTTACATCAGATTCGATGATAACGCTTGTGTATTATTGAATGCTGCAGGTGAGATGAAAGGAACTCGTGTTTTTGGTCCAGTAGCAAGAGAACTTCGTGAAAGACAATTCATGAAAATTGTATCATTAGCACCTGAGGTGTTGTAA
- the rplX gene encoding 50S ribosomal protein L24, producing MIKLKIKTGDTVRVIAGDHKGSEGKIVRVLREKNKAIVEGVNMISKHVKPSASNPQGGIVKKEAPIHISNLAIVDPKTNEVTKVAIKEENGKNVRVSKKSNQVL from the coding sequence ATGATTAAGCTAAAGATAAAAACAGGAGATACAGTACGAGTTATCGCTGGAGATCACAAAGGATCAGAAGGTAAAATCGTACGTGTATTACGTGAAAAGAACAAAGCTATTGTTGAAGGAGTTAACATGATTTCAAAACATGTTAAGCCAAGTGCTTCTAACCCTCAAGGTGGAATTGTTAAAAAAGAAGCTCCGATTCATATTTCTAACTTAGCGATCGTTGATCCTAAGACTAATGAAGTTACTAAAGTAGCTATCAAAGAAGAAAATGGAAAAAATGTAAGAGTTTCTAAAAAATCAAATCAAGTATTATAG
- the rplV gene encoding 50S ribosomal protein L22 has translation MGVRKRERAEQVKEANKQVAFAKLNNCPTSPRKMRLVADLVRGQKVEKALNILRFSSKEASRKLEKLLLSAIANWQAKNSDSNIEEAGLIVKEIRVDGGMMLKRLRPAPQGRAHRIRKRSNHVTIVLGSNNNTQSN, from the coding sequence ATGGGAGTTCGTAAAAGAGAAAGAGCAGAGCAAGTTAAAGAAGCTAATAAGCAAGTTGCTTTTGCTAAGCTAAACAATTGCCCTACTTCTCCTAGAAAAATGCGCTTAGTTGCGGATTTAGTAAGAGGTCAGAAAGTAGAAAAAGCTCTAAATATATTAAGATTCAGTTCAAAAGAAGCTTCTCGTAAATTAGAGAAATTACTTTTGTCTGCTATTGCAAACTGGCAAGCGAAAAACAGTGATTCAAACATTGAAGAAGCTGGATTGATCGTTAAAGAAATCAGAGTTGATGGTGGTATGATGTTGAAAAGACTTCGTCCAGCACCTCAAGGAAGAGCACACAGAATCAGAAAACGTTCTAATCACGTTACAATCGTATTAGGATCTAATAATAACACACAAAGCAATTAG
- the rplB gene encoding 50S ribosomal protein L2 — MSVRKLKPITPGQRFRVVNSFDAITTDKPERSLLAPKKKSGGRNSQGKMTMRYMGGGHKQRYRVVDFKRTKAGIPATVKTIEYDPNRSAFISLIAYADGAKSYIIAQSGMKVGQTVVSGPDASPEVGNAMTLKTIPLGTVISCIELRPGQGAVIARSAGTFAQLVARDGKYATIKMPSGEIRLILLECMATIGAVSNHDHQLIVSGKAGRSRWLGRRPRTRPVAMNPVDHPMGGGEGRSSGGHPRSRNGMPAKGYRTRSKVKASNKYIVERRKK, encoded by the coding sequence ATGTCAGTTAGAAAATTAAAACCTATTACCCCAGGTCAGCGTTTTAGAGTTGTAAATAGTTTTGACGCTATAACAACTGATAAGCCGGAGCGTAGTTTACTAGCACCGAAAAAAAAATCTGGAGGTAGAAATAGTCAAGGAAAAATGACCATGCGCTACATGGGTGGTGGTCATAAGCAAAGATACCGTGTTGTAGATTTCAAAAGAACTAAAGCAGGTATCCCAGCTACTGTTAAGACAATTGAGTATGATCCAAACAGATCAGCGTTCATTTCATTGATCGCTTATGCAGATGGAGCTAAATCATACATCATTGCTCAAAGCGGTATGAAAGTTGGACAAACTGTAGTTTCAGGACCTGATGCTTCACCAGAAGTTGGAAATGCAATGACTTTAAAAACTATTCCATTAGGAACAGTTATTTCTTGTATCGAGTTACGCCCTGGACAAGGTGCTGTTATCGCTCGTTCAGCAGGAACTTTTGCTCAATTAGTTGCTAGAGATGGTAAATATGCTACAATCAAAATGCCTTCTGGAGAAATCCGTTTGATTTTGTTAGAGTGTATGGCTACTATCGGAGCTGTTTCTAATCACGATCACCAATTAATCGTTTCAGGTAAAGCTGGTAGATCAAGATGGTTAGGAAGAAGACCTAGAACTAGACCAGTAGCAATGAACCCAGTAGATCACCCAATGGGAGGTGGAGAAGGTCGTTCGTCAGGAGGACACCCACGTTCTAGAAATGGAATGCCTGCTAAAGGGTACAGAACTCGTTCTAAAGTTAAGGCGAGTAATAAGTATATCGTTGAACGTAGAAAGAAATAA
- the rpsS gene encoding 30S ribosomal protein S19 has protein sequence MARSLKKGPYVHFKLEKKVQQNVEAGGKGVIKTWSRASMITPDFVGQTIAVHNGRQFVPVYVTENMVGHKLGEFSPTRSFRGHAGAKNKGKK, from the coding sequence ATGGCACGTTCGTTAAAAAAGGGACCTTATGTTCACTTCAAATTAGAGAAAAAGGTTCAACAAAATGTTGAAGCTGGTGGTAAAGGAGTTATCAAGACTTGGTCAAGAGCTTCTATGATTACTCCAGACTTCGTTGGACAAACTATTGCAGTACATAATGGTCGTCAATTTGTTCCTGTGTATGTTACAGAGAACATGGTAGGACATAAATTAGGTGAGTTTTCGCCAACAAGATCTTTTAGAGGTCACGCTGGTGCAAAGAATAAAGGTAAAAAATAA
- the rplR gene encoding 50S ribosomal protein L18: MSLTKSERRQRIKFRIRKTVSGTPAQPRLSVFRSNKEIYAQVIDDVNGVTLAAASSREAGITRGTNIETAASVGKLIAEKALKAGVETVSFDRSGYLYHGRVKSLAEGAREAGLKF; this comes from the coding sequence ATGTCATTAACAAAATCTGAGAGAAGACAACGTATAAAATTCAGAATCAGAAAGACAGTTAGCGGTACTCCTGCTCAACCAAGACTTTCTGTTTTCAGAAGTAATAAAGAAATCTATGCACAAGTTATAGATGACGTGAATGGAGTAACTCTTGCTGCTGCATCTTCAAGAGAAGCAGGTATAACAAGAGGAACCAATATTGAAACTGCTGCATCGGTTGGGAAACTAATTGCAGAGAAAGCTTTAAAAGCTGGGGTTGAAACTGTATCTTTTGATAGAAGCGGTTATTTATACCACGGACGTGTTAAATCATTAGCAGAAGGAGCTAGAGAAGCTGGATTAAAATTCTAA
- the rplP gene encoding 50S ribosomal protein L16 translates to MLQPKRTKYRKVQKGKMKGISQRGHELSNGMFGIKSMDSAFITSRQIEAARIAATRFMKREGQLWIKIFPDKPITKKPLEVRMGKGKGAVEYWVAVVKPGRIMFEVGGVPISVAKEALRLAAQKLPVKTKFVIARDFEA, encoded by the coding sequence ATGTTACAGCCTAAAAGAACAAAATACCGTAAGGTACAGAAAGGTAAAATGAAAGGGATTTCTCAAAGAGGGCATGAACTTTCAAATGGTATGTTTGGAATCAAATCTATGGACTCTGCATTTATTACTTCACGTCAAATCGAGGCAGCGCGTATCGCTGCTACTCGTTTTATGAAACGTGAAGGGCAGTTATGGATTAAAATTTTCCCAGACAAACCGATCACTAAGAAACCTCTCGAAGTACGTATGGGTAAAGGTAAAGGTGCAGTAGAATACTGGGTTGCTGTGGTAAAACCAGGAAGAATCATGTTCGAAGTTGGTGGAGTGCCAATTTCAGTAGCTAAAGAAGCTTTGCGTCTTGCAGCTCAAAAACTTCCTGTAAAAACTAAATTTGTAATTGCTAGAGATTTCGAAGCATAA
- the rplW gene encoding 50S ribosomal protein L23 — protein sequence MSVLIKPIITEKITKDGEIFGRFGFVVDRKANKIEIKKAVEAAYGVTVVSVNTMNYGAERSVKYTKSGMINAKTNAYKKAIVELKEGESIDFYSNI from the coding sequence ATGAGTGTTTTAATTAAGCCTATAATTACAGAAAAAATAACTAAAGACGGCGAAATTTTCGGCCGCTTTGGTTTTGTAGTTGATAGAAAAGCTAACAAAATTGAGATTAAAAAAGCTGTTGAGGCAGCTTATGGAGTTACTGTTGTTAGTGTAAATACTATGAACTACGGTGCTGAGCGTTCTGTTAAGTACACTAAAAGTGGAATGATCAACGCTAAAACTAATGCTTATAAAAAAGCAATAGTTGAATTGAAAGAAGGAGAAAGTATAGACTTTTATTCAAATATCTAA
- the rpsQ gene encoding 30S ribosomal protein S17 yields MENRKLRKERIGVVTSNKMEKSIVVAEVKRVKHPLYGKFVLKTKKYVAHDETNDCNIGDTVKIMETRPVSKSKCWRLVEIIERAK; encoded by the coding sequence ATGGAAAATAGAAAATTAAGAAAAGAAAGAATAGGTGTTGTTACTAGCAACAAAATGGAGAAATCTATCGTTGTAGCTGAAGTAAAAAGAGTTAAACACCCATTATATGGTAAGTTCGTGTTGAAAACGAAGAAATACGTTGCACACGACGAAACAAATGACTGCAACATTGGAGATACAGTTAAGATTATGGAGACTCGTCCAGTATCTAAATCTAAATGTTGGAGATTAGTTGAAATCATTGAAAGAGCGAAATAA
- the rplO gene encoding 50S ribosomal protein L15 — protein MNLSNLQPANGSVHNQNKRVGRGEGSGKGGTSTKGHKGAKSRSGYSKKIGFEGGQMPLQRRVPKFGFKNINRVEYDVINLEKLQSLVDSGVITDTVDFALLVELGLTSKNSLVKVLGRGEIKAKLKVSAHKFSASAIEAIEAAGGEIVKL, from the coding sequence ATGAATTTAAGTAATTTACAACCAGCTAACGGTTCAGTACACAACCAAAACAAACGTGTTGGTCGTGGTGAAGGTTCTGGAAAAGGAGGAACTTCTACAAAAGGACATAAAGGAGCTAAATCACGTTCAGGATATTCTAAAAAGATCGGATTTGAAGGAGGGCAAATGCCACTTCAAAGACGTGTTCCTAAATTTGGTTTCAAAAATATCAATAGAGTAGAATATGATGTTATTAACTTAGAGAAATTACAGTCTTTAGTTGATAGCGGAGTGATTACAGATACTGTTGATTTCGCTCTTTTAGTTGAGTTAGGATTAACTTCTAAGAATAGTTTGGTTAAGGTTTTAGGGCGTGGAGAAATCAAAGCAAAATTGAAAGTTTCTGCACACAAGTTTTCAGCATCTGCTATTGAAGCAATCGAGGCAGCTGGAGGAGAAATTGTAAAGTTATAA
- the rplD gene encoding 50S ribosomal protein L4: protein MEVKVLDITGKDTGRKVELLDSVFGIEPNNHAVYLDVKQYLANQRQGTHKAKERAEISGSTRKIKKQKGTGTARAGSIKSPVFRGGGRIFGPRPRNYSFKLNKSLKRLARKSAFSIMMKESNLIVVEDFNFEAPSTKKFINVLNALGLENKKSLFVLGESNNNVYLSSRNLEKSAVVTNSELSTYAVLNAGSLVLTEGSVAGIVENLSK, encoded by the coding sequence ATGGAAGTAAAAGTTTTAGATATCACAGGAAAAGATACTGGAAGAAAAGTTGAACTTTTAGATTCAGTATTCGGTATAGAACCAAACAATCACGCAGTATATCTTGATGTTAAACAATATTTAGCAAATCAAAGACAAGGTACTCATAAAGCTAAAGAAAGAGCTGAGATATCTGGTAGTACTCGTAAGATTAAAAAACAAAAAGGAACTGGTACAGCGAGAGCGGGAAGTATCAAGTCTCCAGTTTTCAGAGGAGGGGGAAGAATCTTCGGACCAAGACCGAGAAACTACTCTTTCAAATTAAACAAAAGTTTAAAACGTTTAGCGAGAAAATCTGCTTTCTCTATCATGATGAAAGAATCAAATTTAATCGTTGTTGAAGACTTTAATTTCGAAGCACCAAGTACTAAAAAATTCATTAACGTTTTGAATGCTTTAGGGTTGGAAAATAAAAAATCTCTATTTGTGTTGGGTGAATCAAATAATAATGTATATTTGTCATCACGCAATTTAGAGAAGTCTGCTGTTGTAACTAACTCAGAATTAAGCACTTACGCTGTTTTAAACGCAGGTAGTTTAGTGTTAACTGAAGGATCTGTAGCAGGAATTGTTGAAAATTTAAGTAAATAA
- the rpsN gene encoding 30S ribosomal protein S14: MAKESMKAREVKRQALVDKYAAKRKALLEAGDYEGLQLLPKNASPVRLHNRCKLTGRPRGYMRQFGISRVTFREMANNGLIPGVKKASW; this comes from the coding sequence ATGGCTAAAGAATCAATGAAAGCCCGTGAGGTTAAAAGACAGGCATTAGTAGATAAATATGCTGCTAAAAGAAAAGCTCTTTTAGAGGCAGGTGACTACGAAGGATTACAACTGTTACCTAAAAATGCTTCACCAGTACGTTTACACAACAGATGTAAATTGACAGGTAGACCAAGAGGGTATATGCGTCAATTCGGTATTTCTCGTGTTACTTTCCGTGAGATGGCAAACAATGGGTTAATACCTGGTGTTAAAAAGGCAAGTTGGTAA
- the rpmD gene encoding 50S ribosomal protein L30: MSKIKVKQVRSQINCPLNQKRTLEALGLRKMGQVVEHESTSAILGMVNKVQHLVSVEEIK; the protein is encoded by the coding sequence ATGTCAAAGATTAAAGTAAAACAAGTAAGAAGCCAAATTAATTGTCCTCTTAATCAAAAGAGAACATTAGAGGCTTTAGGACTTCGTAAAATGGGACAGGTAGTAGAACATGAGTCTACATCTGCTATTTTAGGAATGGTAAATAAAGTTCAACACTTAGTTTCTGTAGAAGAAATTAAATAA
- the rplF gene encoding 50S ribosomal protein L6, giving the protein MSRIGKSPIAIPAGVTVTVNEGEVVVKGKLGELTQKFNTVSVKVEENQVIVERSSDAKEERAQHGLYRSLINNMITGVSEGFTISLELVGVGYRASNQGQKLDLALGFSHNIVLNVAPEVNVETISEKGKNPIIKLTSFDKQLVGQVAAKIRSYRKPEPYKGKGIKFVGEELRRKAGKSA; this is encoded by the coding sequence ATGTCAAGAATAGGAAAAAGTCCAATAGCAATTCCTGCTGGTGTAACTGTAACAGTTAACGAAGGAGAAGTTGTTGTAAAAGGTAAATTAGGAGAACTTACTCAGAAATTTAATACAGTTAGTGTTAAAGTTGAAGAAAATCAAGTTATTGTTGAGCGTTCTTCTGATGCAAAAGAAGAAAGAGCACAACACGGTTTATACCGTAGTTTAATCAATAACATGATCACTGGTGTTTCTGAAGGATTTACTATCAGTTTAGAATTGGTTGGGGTAGGATATCGTGCTTCTAACCAAGGACAAAAATTAGATTTAGCTTTAGGATTCTCTCACAATATTGTGTTGAATGTTGCGCCAGAAGTTAATGTGGAAACTATATCTGAAAAAGGTAAAAATCCTATCATTAAATTAACTTCATTTGACAAACAATTAGTTGGTCAAGTTGCAGCTAAGATCCGTTCATACCGTAAACCAGAACCTTACAAAGGTAAAGGTATCAAGTTTGTGGGTGAAGAGTTAAGAAGAAAAGCAGGTAAATCAGCTTAA